The Colius striatus isolate bColStr4 chromosome 23, bColStr4.1.hap1, whole genome shotgun sequence genome segment CCCAGGCCTCGACTACAGGCCGGTCACGTTGCCCACACTACAACCACACAGCTTTGCTCCTTCCTTAGAAAGGCGAGGCAGGGTGGCCTCAGGGACCAGAGAGCTCCATATCCCCTTAAAGGGGTGAAGATGCTGGCTGTCCCCTTCCTTACAGGGTTGCTGCTCTCTCCTGGCAGCCAGACCGTGGGGCAACATGGCAAAAGGCCAAAGACCCGAGCCCTGCTTACAGGGAGGTCGCCCAGCGCAAAGCCAGCGGGGGCATCTGTGGGAAGTTTAGGAAGCAAAGGGGTCCATTCTGAACCTTGTGACTCAACAGGAGGGCCTCCCTTACCCTTTTTGTCTCCAGTCTGTAACAAGTTCTATTAAAGCAACCCTACCTTGGTTTCCCTTTGTGTGTATCTTCCGCGTAGTAAGCTGGAGCCTGAGCCGTACCTTTGACCTCTGCTGAGATTTCCTGTTACAAATGAATAATAAAATCACTTTTGCTGTGATCTGTCACGGTGTTTAATTTGAAACGTGATTCACTCATTCTCGACACATCTGTTTTCCCCCGAGTCCATTTTTCTCAGCACCTGCAGTGGGAAGGCCGCGGCTGACAGGTCAACCTCCGGAGAATGTGATCTCCCATTCTCTCCCCGCACAGCTTACATCCCCGCCCTTTTCAAAGCTATTCAACGCGCGGTTCAAAACGCTTTTCCCGACCGTGTCTCTTTTCCAGCCGCTTCCCTTGCGGCTCTCCCGGGGCAGGGCCAGGCCTGGCGGCGGCGCGGCTGCGTCCTTGCGAACATCGCGCGTACGGCCGCTTGCGTGGGGCGGGCTCCCGTGCCCACAACCGGCATGGCGGCCGTCGGCTTCGGCACCGCTCCGGTTTTGTCCGCTGTCAGGGAGCGAGCTTTCGGCAGCCCGTACTCGGCATGGCCGCCAAGGGGGCTCGGCAGCGGCCGCGAGCTGCAGGTGGCGGTGAGTCCGCCCGGTCGCGGTCGGAGGCCGCAGGCGCGGATGAGGCCCGGCTGGAGTGAGTGTCGCTGCGGGCGgtggggctgcggggccggggacAGGGCTGCGGGGCCAGGGACAGGGCTGCGGGGACAGGGCTgcggggacagggacagggctgCGGGGACAGGGGCAGGGCTGCGaggacagggctgcagggacagggacgCGCCTGTGCGAGGGGGACCGCTCTGTGGACACGTTCAGCAGCCGTCACTGGGGAGAGACCGCAGCTGTCCTTTAGGGACAGCAGCCTCATGGTCAGTGGGGCAGTGTTGTGAACACCCGCCCACGTTATTCCCTCGCTCCTAGGGTTTTCATCTCTCAAATGAACCCGTTGCCCTGAGTGGTCCCTGGGTTGGGTGGCCGTGGTGGCTGCCCAGCCGGATTGGCCTGTGTTGTGGAAATGAGGCTCCCTGGTCTCTCTCCTGTGGAGCTCCTCCTGGGCTTATGGTAGCTAGTGTGTGGCCTGTCTGTGTGTtggggaaaagaggaagagatcCCGAGAGGCTGTCTggcagagacagagagaggttAAGCACTTGGGGCCTTTGCTCAGGTATGGTGATGGGGGatgatggtgaggggagatgatGGCCCCATCCCTTCCTTGGGAGGCGACTGGCATCTCCCAAGGAGAGCGGTGAATGAAAGACTTACAGGTGCTTACACAGTGCTTAAATGTATGTGTCATTTTCTTGCCTAGTGTCACATTGCTAGTTTTGATCTTATTATTGAGTTATCTTCATGCatgtttgtatttttcctttgggCTAGGCCATCTGGGAGCAAAGCAGGACAAGTTTGGGCCCCTGAAGGTTCAACAGCTTTCAAGTGTCTCATTTCCGCCAGGTTCTGTGCTGCTCTCTTAAGCAACATCTCTGACTGTGATGAGACGTTTAACTATTGGGAACCAGTaagtgcctttttttctttggagacACCTGGCTGTTTGTAGTTGGTCTgtgaaaatgcagctttttgtAGAACCTTGTGCTGATCAATGTGTACCAAAAAGAAGTTTTCTTACACAAGAATTCAGAGATGAGAAATGCAAAACTGTCTGCTCTGTGatgcttatttatttatgcatttattCTCCATTTTAGACACACTACCTCATTTATGGGAAGGGGTTTCAGACATGGGAATACTCTCCAGCCTATGCCATCCGCTCCTATGCTTACCTATGGCTTCATGCCTTACCAGCCCTGTTCCACGCTAGAGTCCTACAGACTAACAAGGTAAATCAGATGTGTGAAGGCTTCTTTTGAGATGAATAAACATGTCCTTAGTCTCTGTTAAACAGCTGCTTTGTTTGTTGTCAGAGGTAACACTAATTCATTTTCCAGACACTAACCTGTAAAGATTTCTTGCATTTGGTGAGCTGACTCAACACAGTCCaagaaaaagtgtttgaaaagTTGCAGGGAAATGCAGCTAGGCTCTGGTGTTATTGAAAAGCTGTCCCAGATGGGCTTGTAGATGCTCAGGCTTTTGAGAGTGTGCAGGCTTGGGGACCATTCCATGGCCAAAAGATGGTTAGTTCTGGTAAGTTAGTGGACTGTGTTCACTTTTGGTGTTGTGAAGGTCTCAGTGTTAGAGGGCTCAACCTTAAGCTGCTGGGATCTCCAGCATCCCTTGGGGTGGGATCTGGGTCTACAAGAGTATTCTCATTCACCACTGCTGAACTTGCTCCATCCTGTTCAGAACTTTTTTGCTTGGGACTGTGTTATTAGTAGTAGGTGTGTAAGTTTCCTTGCAGACCTTGTTCAGACTCTGAGTGTGTCTCCTAGGTTCTTATCTTCTATTTCCTCCGATGCTTCCTGGCTTTCCTGAGCTGTGTTTGTGAACTCTATTTCTACAAGTGAGTATCAGAAACAGTATCCCCTCCAAATTTAACACTGGTGCTATGTTTGCTTATCATAGTGAATTTTAATGGAACACATCAGTTGTTGCTCTCTGTAGTGTACCTGCCAGTGGTGTTTATATCCACTAAAAGCAGTAGTCTGAAcataaaattgtttcatttaagctggatttttatttttacctgcTGCCTCTTCATGTGTGGCTTTCAGACCTTGTGTGACTTATGTAGGCAGTAGTCTGGTTTTATGAATGTGAGCCTTGGCTTTTTGCATGATGGATTTTGTGAGAGATGAAAATCTTAGGTTGATGTTGCCACAGCAGTGCAGACTTTGTAAGTTCTGGAGGTTTGTGTGAATGCAACTGACATTGGTGGAAGCCAAGTCTCTTCTAGAGTTTTACACTAGTGTAACTTAAGAGGATTTGAAATCCTAGGCCAGAGACAGTCATACTTGCTCTTCAGGTCACCTTCAGTGGCTGAGTAATGAGAACTGCCCACCTTTAAAGCCCTCAAGATGCTGCATGGATTGTTCCTGGTTCTGCATGCACTTGCTACTCCTCTTTTACTTACTGAGGCTATTTTTGTGTTATCTAATTCTCTCGTGCTTCCTTAGGGCTGTGTGCAAGAAGTTTGGGCTACATGTGAGCAGGCTGATGTTGGCTTTTTTAGTACTCAGCACTGGGATGTTTTGCTCATCTGCAGGTAAGTTTGCTTAACAACATCACTAACCATTACTTTGTAACTAGAAACCAAAGacaggtcacagaatcacagaatcttttagtttggaaaagacctttaagatcatcaagtccaactgttaacccagcactgccatatCCACCCCTAagccatgtctctcagcaccacATCTGCATGGCTTTGGAATAACTCCAGGGATGGGGTTTCCACTGCTTCCCTGGACAGGCttttccaatgcttgataaatgtttcagtgaaatttttttctgatatccaatctaaacctccccatGTGCAGCTTGAGGccttttcttcttgtcctttgtaacttgggaaaagagactgaccaCCACCTTTCTAAaacctcctgccagggagttgtagagagtggttAAAAGTGGTAACTGTGGATGTTAGCTGGTTACCACTGCTGAGTGCCACCAAGGAAGGAGGCCTTCATACTTAAAGGGTTTCTGGTCTCGTCAGAGAAAGAATCCTCTTGGGTTTTTGCATTTACTGAAACAAGAGTGTCCAGTAGAGCATCCCAGCTCCAGTGGCATGAATGAGAGATGATTAGCCTTACCTTGGCATTGTGCAGTTCTCTCACTGTGGGGAAGCTGTGCTAAgtcctttctttccttgtgttgcagcttttcTCCCAAGCAGTTTCTGCATGTACACCACGGTGGTTGCCATGACTGGCTGGTATATGGACAAGACCTCTGtagcagtgctgggggtggctgCTGGAGCCCTTCTGGGCTGGCCCTTCAGTGCAGCTCTTGGGTAAGGAGAGGAGGGCTCAGGAGTTTTGCACTTTGTCAAAGGTTTCTTGACTGGTTGGGGAGAGATGGAGAAAGGAACTGAGCTGCCAGCCTAGTGCAGGATCATTGCTACAAGTTTCCATAGccttatttctttgcttttgaatgACTTAGGTCAGGAAGACATCCCGACCCGAGCATTCTGAGAGCAAAACCCAAGTTGGATGGCTGGAACAAGGAGTAGAAGCAGAGCCCACTGAAATGATGGTTCCCTTCCAGCTACTGCCTCACTTGCTTTAGAGGGGCATGAAAACCTGCAGTGAGGAAAGACAAAGTCTCAAGTTGACAACTTGGTCTCTCTTTTCAGCCTTCCTATTGCCTTTGACTTGCTGATACTGAAGCAGAAGTGGAAGAGTTTCCTAAACTGGTGTGTGGTGTCATTGATCCTCTTTTTGGTAAGCACCTGTAAGAATTCAAAGAGGGAATGGTTTGGGCTTGCAATAGTAGGGGTGGGTTCCATTAAGAAAATCACATGGTGCTTTGTCACTTTTAATAACACATGCTTGCTTCCAGGTGCCCTTGGTAGTTGTGGACAGCTATTACTATGGGAAGCTGGTAGTTGCGCCTCTGAACATTGTTTTATACAATGTCTTCACTTCTCACGGACCTGATCTCTATGGTGAGTTTAGCATAACAAGACAGGAAGGGAGTCGGCAGTTTTCTTGCCACTGTCTTGCAACAGTGACCCGCCAGGTCTCGATTGCCAATCTTTTTCTTGAGATACCCTAAAGAGAGAGCAGCCCACAAGCTCCCGAGGGCTGCGGTTCCAGACTTTTGCCATAAGATGTCTCTCTCGAGCTGggaagctgcagcccattgTTGCATTTGTCAGCGCTGTGGGTTAAGCATCTTTCCTTCAACTTCTGTATGCCTTGAGATATCTCAGAGTCACAGCAGAGAACTGTTAGTGGCAAACGTGTCAGAATGCTACGTGAATGTAGTGGGCATAAGTGATACCTGTGTTGCTTTTTCCTGTCTTTAGCAACCCTGTCTATCATGTATGAATGCCTCTCAATGAGCATGTCATTGTAGTGACCAAGTGTGTTTTTGCCTACTGTCCAGGAGTTACTTGGCTGTGTAACgctctgctcttctctctttttctttctccttttttggggtgtggttatttttattgttttttttcagacaattcAGCcagactgaaaagaaaatctgagaaAATCTCCTTTTTGTTAAAGCTGTGTGTCAGACCAGCTGACTTCCTTATTAGCAGTGTCCTTCAGGACAGCTCTGGGCCTTTAAGGATGTATCTGGACTGTGGAAGAGGTGTGCTTTGTGAAATGTCCTTCTTTCCCCAGTCTCAGGCTACTGAGTCAGAGACCAGACTAGAGAGAGCCACAGttaatttcttcacttttcagTAAAGCTAGTGATAATAGCTAAAGGCTTCCTAAACAAGCCTTGGTTGCTTGGACTTTGCTTTAGTAACTCCAGTGCCATGTTTCTGACATTACTGATGCAGCTCCTAATTCAATTTAGCTGTAGAAGCTGCAgaggtttgggggttttcttgctgcttttcagttGTCTGATTAATTTCAACATGGACCCTATTGAAGTGGCTCTGATTGCAGGAAATTGCTGCGGCATGTGACACGTGTCACAACAGTGCAGTGATTAAAGCCCCCGCATGCCATTTACTGGCTGATTGAGCTAATCACAGAGAGTGGCAAATATGTGGAGAGGAACTGGCATTCCCTTATTGTTTGGGATTTAAACATCCTGAAATGGGAGTCCAATAAGTGACAGTTGGGCTGGAATTACTTTCAGTTTACACCCTTCAAAGCTTGCAGCCAGCACCCAAATATGTCACATTAGGAGGCAGAGTTGGCTTGCTCTTGTTTGAAGCTGTACTGTAAGAACAAATTGAAGTAGGGACATTTTAGATAGTGTTGACTCTAAGGAGGTAGCAAAACTAGCATCTGAATGAATTTTAGTGTTGGAGTCTTTGTTGGGGTGAAGTATGAGTGTGAACTCTTTTTGGTTGTTCCTTTTTAGAACATGGAGTATACATCATCACTCTGGCATTATGGTGATCACTTATTAGCGTTGTGTGATTTTGTGTTATTCCTCTGTTACTTCTCTGCAATTAGAAGGAATCCAATTGGAGTCCAGTTTCCTAGTTTTACAAGTTTCTGCCTCTACTTTCTTGCTGTGTAGGCTTTCTTAATGCAAAGGTGAGTTGTGTGTCACAGAACTCTGGTGGGCAAGGCTGTTGCAGTGGCCTTTGATTCATAAAGCAGTAGATGGGACATTGACAATGACCCActgaaaaaggaaggagaaaaacaatttctgaaaaggaagataatGATTTTTCTTGGGCAGACATGATTGTGGGGCATTCTGATGCCTTTGTATGGCTTTTGGCCACTGTCCTGACAGTTTTATGGGTGGCTCATTCTGTGGGGCTGCATCCTCTGTCCAGCTGCAAGATCTTCTGTCCACATCCTTTCCAATCTTTGGTTCTAATTGGCTTGCAATGGGGAGAATTGATGTCTGC includes the following:
- the ALG9 gene encoding alpha-1,2-mannosyltransferase ALG9 isoform X2; this encodes MAAKGARQRPRAAGGGESARSRSEAAGADEARLEPSGSKAGQVWAPEGSTAFKCLISARFCAALLSNISDCDETFNYWEPTHYLIYGKGFQTWEYSPAYAIRSYAYLWLHALPALFHARVLQTNKVLIFYFLRCFLAFLSCVCELYFYKAVCKKFGLHVSRLMLAFLVLSTGMFCSSAAFLPSSFCMYTTVVAMTGWYMDKTSVAVLGVAAGALLGWPFSAALGLPIAFDLLILKQKWKSFLNWCVVSLILFLVPLVVVDSYYYGKLVVAPLNIVLYNVFTSHGPDLYGTEPWSFYFINGFLNFNVAFVLALLVLPLTCLMECLLQKFHVQNLGRPYWLTLAPMYIWIMIFFSQAHKEERFLFPIYPLICLCGAVALSALQKCYHFIFQRYRLEHYTVSSNWLALGTVFLFGLLSLSRSVALFRGYHGPLDLYPEFHRIATDPSIHTVPEGRPVNVCVGKEWHRFPSSFLLPEKLIFPNVTI
- the ALG9 gene encoding alpha-1,2-mannosyltransferase ALG9 isoform X1, which translates into the protein MAAKGARQRPRAAGGGESARSRSEAAGADEARLEPSGSKAGQVWAPEGSTAFKCLISARFCAALLSNISDCDETFNYWEPTHYLIYGKGFQTWEYSPAYAIRSYAYLWLHALPALFHARVLQTNKVLIFYFLRCFLAFLSCVCELYFYKAVCKKFGLHVSRLMLAFLVLSTGMFCSSAAFLPSSFCMYTTVVAMTGWYMDKTSVAVLGVAAGALLGWPFSAALGLPIAFDLLILKQKWKSFLNWCVVSLILFLVPLVVVDSYYYGKLVVAPLNIVLYNVFTSHGPDLYGTEPWSFYFINGFLNFNVAFVLALLVLPLTCLMECLLQKFHVQNLGRPYWLTLAPMYIWIMIFFSQAHKEERFLFPIYPLICLCGAVALSALQKCYHFIFQRYRLEHYTVSSNWLALGTVFLFGLLSLSRSVALFRGYHGPLDLYPEFHRIATDPSIHTVPEGRPVNVCVGKEWHRFPSSFLLPENTLLAPAFSC